The sequence TAGGGTTTCTCCTGGGCTGCTGCTAAACCGTTACTTATCAAATCTCGCAGCCATACTTCTAAATCCTGCATCCCCGCAGTAACTTTATTTAAACGCTTCTGGGCGCGTTTGACTTGCGCTTGGGGATTTGCTTCTCGATTGACTTTTTCTTCTGCTTTGACTTTTTCTTCTTTTTTAGTTTTTCGCGTACTGCGGGCTTGCAGCCAATCATCAACCCACTCGGGAGGTGAATCTTGAGCGAATAATTGTTTCTCGTTTGCCAGTAAAAGAAACAAAGCGATGCCGTGCTTACACGGAAACTTCCGACTGGGACAACTACATTTAAAAGCAGGTTCGGTTAAATCAATTTGAGTCCGATAAGGATTTTTACCGCTTCCTTGACAATCACCCCAAGCAGCTTTTTCATTGCAACCTAATGAGGACCACTTACGAGAAGTCGCTAAAGCTCTACCATTCTTAGCAGAACTTGCATCTGGTGCTAAAGCCAAAATTTGTTCCTGCGTCCAAGTTGCAGACATTAAAAAAATCGCAATTAACAAAAATTAGAATGGAATATAAATCCCAACCAATTGTACTTGACATTTTCGCTCTTAAAAACTGTCAGTTCTGATGTACCGCGATACTTCTTTAGGAAAGGCATTCCTTTCAATTAAATATGATGCTTTGTACGAGCAACAACATTTCTTTCTTGATAAAAACGGCAACCGTCGCAGGGACCACTCGGATTAACGGCGCATCTGATATAACCGGAACGAGCATTATATTCACAGCTAATATCACCAACAAGATAACCAACTCCTTCCAAATAGTACCTGTCTTGATTATCTATTCTATGATGCTGATTTTGGCTTCT comes from Rivularia sp. PCC 7116 and encodes:
- a CDS encoding DUF6464 family protein encodes the protein MLKTLLVIAIGFLPSLFSLWLMRKNKARTRALLRRAAVTSFPRQPRSQNQHHRIDNQDRYYLEGVGYLVGDISCEYNARSGYIRCAVNPSGPCDGCRFYQERNVVARTKHHI